The Bacillus sp. F19 DNA segment GATCATGGTTATGAAAGCATTAAATGAATAGCTATGTCCAAATCAATGAAAAGAAGGGATGTTTGGATTGAAAGAATTAGAATTAAGTCTTAGCACACTTAGAATGCAATATGAAATAGTTGCAGAAAAATGGAAATTAAGTAAGGATGAAGATGATTTCAAAGATTGTATAACCTTACTTGCAGCGACTAATTTTCTGGAACAAAGACTTTACGGAGAGTCCATCACAAGCATTACTTCCATCTTTTCAGAAAGTGCATAATCCCTATCAACATAGATATCTGTTATTAAGATTCGCAAGTTCCATTTCCTTTAAGAATACCATGTTGCTATAGGTATCATAAGGAGATGAAAAGGGTAGAATTAATATTAAGAAAATTTAATAGGGAGGTTTATAGAATTGAATAAAGCACTTGAAGAGTTTTTAGAAGAGTTAAAATATAACGCTACAATAGAGGATACGTATACTGTGGAACTTTCGTATGTCATTGACAGAATTGAAAATATACTTGCAAATAAATAAATCAATATAAAATGAAGTTATAATAAGACCTTTCGTGGGTCTTTTTTTGGCTGTGTTCATCTATATCTAACACAGTAAAGAAAGAAGTAGGGATATTATATATTATTGGATAGCTTTCTGACTTTTAAAAAAAGACTCCCGCGGTAACTATGTACCAGCAGAAGTCATAAGTATTAACTAAGCTTGTTGTTGTGATTCATGTTCTTCTTGATGACGTTATTTATGGTCATGAGTATCTCTCCCTAATTTAATATTTTTAGTTATCTTAATTTTCAGCATATGATACCAAGTTCAAATTATTATGAAAAATGTTTTCAGGATCATAATGTTTCTTTAATTCTATTAAATGACTAAGGTGTTCTTCTGAATAAACATCTTTCAATCTATCTTTATCACCAATACCAATAAAATTGACATCGGCTCCTACTGCATATGGTTCTAATTTTTTCCAAACACTCTCATTATAAGCGTGATTTTTATCTGCATCTTCACTTGAGTAAAACCTGTGTTGCATGTTTACCATGTAGGGTTTATTCCGGTGAGAAAATGCTGTATTATTTTCTGGTACGCGACTGATGGCCCCTCCAAGGACGCGTAATTCAATATTTAGATTAGAAGATGGATCCTGATTGATTTCATGTGCAAAAGCCTTTGCTTCTTGCTCGTCCAACGTTGTAATATACATATTTCGAGCATAGAATCCTAATTTAACATCTTCAGGCAGAACCATCAGTAAATCTTTGTATGGTTGCGGTTTAACTTGATCTGAAATGATGTTCCCAATTTCCCGAAAGGGAGCTATGACTGCTTTACCTTTCTCTATATTGCCAGTGTAACAAAATGATGCGGATATCACAGGCTTATGATGATATTGGGATGATAGAAACGGGACCGAAGATGCGGACATCAAATTAATAATCACAGTAAGTTCATCGGGTGCCTCGTAGGCAAGATTCACTATTTTCATCAAATCTTGCGTTTTTACCCCTTCATAATATATATTACCTCCGAGTACTTCTCCTACTTCAAAGAGATTGAATTCAAAATCAGTGATGATACCGAAATTACCAGCTCCTCCGCGTACACCCCAAAACAAGTCTGGATTCTCCTCTCTGCTTGCACGGCGAATCACCCCATCAGATGTGACCATCTCAACTGAGCGCAAAGCATCAATGGTAAGTCCATACTTGCGTGATAAAAATCCAATACCACTCCCTTGTGCAAGCCCTCCTACACCGACTGAAGCCGTGTCACCAGCGGGAATCGCCAGTTTGTGGGGATGAAGCACCTCGCTTACATCGCCCCAAGTATTACCTGGGCCTATATGAGCAATCCTTAATTGGTGATTTACATCAATATGGTTCATGTCAGACAAATCAATCAATATTGAACGATTTGCTGTGTGATATCCAACAAAACAATTATGCCAGCCACTTCGTATCGCTATAGAAAGCTGGTGTTTCTTGGAAAAATCAAGAACTTTTACAATGTCTTGAGCCTGTTTAACCTTTACAATGACAGATGGCGTGGTCTCTGCTGCCATATTCCAAACCTTTCTTGTCTTTTCAAAATCAGGGTCTGTTGGGAATACAATTGAACCTTTAATTTGTCGGTTCAGTTCCACCAACTTTGATTCAAAATTCATCGTGATTCATCTCCTTTATTGAATTGGCTTTGAATGGACGTTGAAGATCTTCCATTAAACGCTTTTTTATCATGCGTCTGCCTTTCTTTTCGACATTTAAAATGAACATAACAACACTTATTCAGATGAGAGTACCGCTTATTCTACTAAGTCCCCCCTATTGATGATTTACCCATACCTATTAATCGCAATGGGTAGTAGTGGAATACTTTAGCATCCCTACCATCAGTATAGTTTGAAAATCTAAAGTCCAGTAAGTGAACGTTCTTTGAAAACATTTTTTTCCTTTTATTCTTTTAATACGAAAACCGTAGACTGAGTCTGGAGGTTAAACTGAGTGATAATTTTGAACAGATCCCAATAGATGGTGTTTTCCGCCCTAGTTGGAGACACCTAGTCATTGGAACAGGACACTTCAAGTGAAGAGGGGATTAATCGTATTAATTATGAGATTAGCACTTTTCAAGTCTTACATAAAACTTGCGATGCAAAGAAATATGGGTATCCGGTTCGGAACGATACCGCAATCCAGAAGAAGATCTGCCACAGGATTTTGAACTGTATATGTTAAATACATTGTTTACTGAATTAAGATATTAAGTATTCAAAATAGCTTTTCACTCAATTTTTCTTCTTCGAATACTTTAAATAGGGGTCCAAGTATCTTTTCGCGGAAAATATACGCTAAGATTTTGCTCAGAAGACCTAAGATTCTTAACATCTTATTGATAAAGGATTTATAAAGGTTTATCTCTTGTGTAAATGTCCAATAATTTATCCCCTTATCTATGTTCAGTAAATAGTTCGAAGTTAAGTTTAGTTACATCAATGATGGTCTTAGAGTACAATAAACGTCACTTTTATATGTCGAAAATTGCTTAGCGTATGTTTTCCGCGTTTTACTACCGGGACCCCTAGAAGTGGATCTTTAAACTTTCCTATAATATGTATTAAAGATAAATTGCTCATCCTTTTTCGAATAACTTTATTACGTTGTTGCGTTACTGTGAAATATGTTATATTAAAGTAAGTCATTTTTCGGCAAATTTTTATTGCCATCCTCACCTATTATTGGTGGGGGTTTTTTACATCTAAAGAAATACATTTGTTCCAGATGCGGATTTTTATTTTTATAAAACTTTTATTCTGTTATTGCGTGTGTTTTAAGTGTTAATTTGCACACAGGATTATCCACATGTAAATGTGGAAATTGAAGAAATAAAAGTATGGTACGGATCAGAAAATAAAGTGAAAACAATGTGACAATCGCTTGGCGTCCGGCAAATATTGAGGACGAAGGTAGCGATGAAGAGTTTGAGAGAGAAAACGAATATACTGTCCTTTATCCAGAAGGAGCTGTATTTGAGTTTTTTAAATGCATTTCACTACTTGCTACAAAAAGAACCTAGGAAAAATCCCAGGTTCTTTCTATAATTTAACGATAGATGATTTTAAATTGAAAGTGTAATACTTTTAAACTCCCAAATATTCATCATTATTTTTTATAATTCTACTTTCCATTTGATTTTTTTAAACGTCCTATATGAAT contains these protein-coding regions:
- a CDS encoding FAD-binding oxidoreductase, with protein sequence MNFESKLVELNRQIKGSIVFPTDPDFEKTRKVWNMAAETTPSVIVKVKQAQDIVKVLDFSKKHQLSIAIRSGWHNCFVGYHTANRSILIDLSDMNHIDVNHQLRIAHIGPGNTWGDVSEVLHPHKLAIPAGDTASVGVGGLAQGSGIGFLSRKYGLTIDALRSVEMVTSDGVIRRASREENPDLFWGVRGGAGNFGIITDFEFNLFEVGEVLGGNIYYEGVKTQDLMKIVNLAYEAPDELTVIINLMSASSVPFLSSQYHHKPVISASFCYTGNIEKGKAVIAPFREIGNIISDQVKPQPYKDLLMVLPEDVKLGFYARNMYITTLDEQEAKAFAHEINQDPSSNLNIELRVLGGAISRVPENNTAFSHRNKPYMVNMQHRFYSSEDADKNHAYNESVWKKLEPYAVGADVNFIGIGDKDRLKDVYSEEHLSHLIELKKHYDPENIFHNNLNLVSYAEN